The Streptomyces cathayae DNA segment GCAGCCCGACGCGCGGGCCACCTCCCTCAGGGTGACGTCGGTCACGATGCGGCCCCCTTCGTTCGGTTCGGCTGCGCTGGGCCCGGTCGGGCTTCACCGGGCGGGAAGCGGCCTCCCGGAAACAATTCCGGCAAACGTTATCACCGCACAACTGCCGAGCATCGGCTCATTCACACTCAAGTATGTGATGTCCGACATTGACAAGGGCGCGTGCTTGGGTGAAATTTCTGGAGAACGTTTTCCCACGCTATGGCCCAGGGATGCGGGCGGTGATGTCCGCTCCTGTGGTCGGCGACAGCGATTCCGTACGTGTCGATGCCCCCGGCAGCGCGGCGGGGGCCGCTGCCACCTCCGGCGCCGGAGACGTGAGCCGACGCACCCTCCGCAGTGGCCCGCCCGCGGCCGCCGCTGCGCAGTTCCATCTCCTCACAGACCCGCTAGAGCGAAGGGGCTCTTCCGATGACCAGGAAAATCATCCTCGACTGCGACCCCGGGCACGACGACGCCATCGCACTGCTGCTGGCGCACGGCAACCCCGACATCGACCTGGTCGCCGTCACGACCGTGGTCGGGAACCAGACGCTGGAGAAGGTGACCCGCAACGCCCTGTCCGTGGCGCGCATCGCCGGGATCACCGGTGTGCCCTTCGCCGCCGGCTGCCCGCGACCGCTGGTGCGGGCCATCGAGACAGCGCCGGACATCCACGGCGAGACCGGTCTGGACGGACCGGTGCTGCCCGAGCCGACCCTCGAGCTGGACCGCCGGCACGCCGTCGACCTCATCATCGACACGGTGATGTCGCACGAGCCCGGCGAGATCACCATCGTCCCGACGGCGGGCCTGACCAACATCGCCCTCGCCGCGCGCAAGGAGCCCCGCATCGTCGAGCGGGTCCGCGAGGTCGTCCTGATGGGCGGCGGCTACCACGAGGGCAACTGGAGCGCGGTCGCCGAGTTCAACATCATCATCGACCCCGAGGCCGCCCACATCGTCTTCAACGAGAGCTGGCCGGTCACCATGGTCGGTCTCGACCTGACGCACCAGGCGCTGGCGACGCCCGAGGTCGCCGAGCGGATCGCCGCGGTCGGCACCAAGCCCGCCAAGTTCGTCGGCGAGCTGCTGGACTTCTTCGGCGCCACCTACAAGGAGGCGCAGGGCTTCGAGCACCCGCCCGTGCACGACCCGTGCGCGGTCGCGTACGTGATCGACCCCTCCGTCATGACGGTACGCAAGGCTCCCGTGGACGTCGAGCTCAGCGGCGGTCTGACCCTGGGCATGACCGTGACGGACTTCCGCGCCCCGGCGCCGGCCGACTGCCACACCCAGGTCGCGGTCGAGCTCGACCGCGAGCGGTTCTGGGACCTCGTGGTGGACGCCCTCGAGCGGATCGGTGACGTCGAGGCATGAGCGCACCCACCACTCTGAACCGGCCCGGCGAGGCGTCGGGCCGGCGCACGACCCGGGTGGGCGTGCTGATGGTCGCGCTCCTCGCGGCCTGTTTCGCCTTCCAGCTCAACGCGAGCATGCTCAGCCCCGCGCTGAAGAACATCGAGGAGAGCTTCGGCGCCAGCTCGGCCGAGATCGGGCTCACCCAGACCGCGTTCTTCACCTCGGCGGCCCTGTTCTCGCTCTTCCTGCCCCGGCTGGGTGACGTCCTCGGCCGCCGCAAGGTCCTGGCCGGCATGCTGGCGGTCATGGCCGTCGGCTGTGTCGTGGCCGCACTGGCGCCGAGCGTGCCCGTGCTCTTCGTCGGCCGCATCATCCAGGGTGTGTCCGGCCCGGTCGTCCCCCTCTGCCTGATCATGCTGCGGCAGGAGGTGAGCGAACCGAAGAAGTACGGCACCCTGCTGGGCGTGATCACCGCCGTCAACGGCGGCATCGCCGGTGTCGACGCCCTCGCCGGGGGCTACCTCGCCGACACCCACGGCTTCCGGTCGGTCTTCTGGACGATGGCCGTCGTGGCGGTCCTCGCCACCGTGCTGGTCGCCACCCTGACCCCCGAGACCAAGGCGCCCAACGCGACCCGGATGGACTGGCCGGGTGTCGCGCTCCTCGTCGTGTCCGTCGGCGCACTGCTCACCGCGCTGAACGAGGCCGGCAAGCTCGCCGACGCCCACTGGCTCCTGGTCGCCGTCCTCATCGTCGTCGGCGCGGTCGCCTTCGCCCTGTTCTGGCGGACCGAGGACCGCAGCACGCACCCGCTGGTCGCCACCCGGCACCTGAAGCAGCGCTCGACCTGGGCGACCCTGCTGACCACCCTGCTCACCATGACGGGCGTATTCGCCGTCATGAACGGACTGATCCCGGCGCTCGCCCAGGACGGGAACGCCGGACTCGGCATGGGCGCCGAGCAGTCCGCGTGGTGGACCCTCACCCCGTACGCCCTGGCCGGTCTGGCCATGGGGCCCCTCGCCGGCCGGCTCGCCGCCACCTTCGGGTACGGCCGCGTCCTGCGGCTGGGGCTGATCGGGGCCGTGGCGGGTGTGCTGCTGATGATCCTCACGATCGACTCCCAGTCCCGCCCCATGCTGCTGCTGACCTCGATCCTGGTCGGCATCGCCTACG contains these protein-coding regions:
- a CDS encoding nucleoside hydrolase, producing MTRKIILDCDPGHDDAIALLLAHGNPDIDLVAVTTVVGNQTLEKVTRNALSVARIAGITGVPFAAGCPRPLVRAIETAPDIHGETGLDGPVLPEPTLELDRRHAVDLIIDTVMSHEPGEITIVPTAGLTNIALAARKEPRIVERVREVVLMGGGYHEGNWSAVAEFNIIIDPEAAHIVFNESWPVTMVGLDLTHQALATPEVAERIAAVGTKPAKFVGELLDFFGATYKEAQGFEHPPVHDPCAVAYVIDPSVMTVRKAPVDVELSGGLTLGMTVTDFRAPAPADCHTQVAVELDRERFWDLVVDALERIGDVEA
- a CDS encoding MFS transporter produces the protein MSAPTTLNRPGEASGRRTTRVGVLMVALLAACFAFQLNASMLSPALKNIEESFGASSAEIGLTQTAFFTSAALFSLFLPRLGDVLGRRKVLAGMLAVMAVGCVVAALAPSVPVLFVGRIIQGVSGPVVPLCLIMLRQEVSEPKKYGTLLGVITAVNGGIAGVDALAGGYLADTHGFRSVFWTMAVVAVLATVLVATLTPETKAPNATRMDWPGVALLVVSVGALLTALNEAGKLADAHWLLVAVLIVVGAVAFALFWRTEDRSTHPLVATRHLKQRSTWATLLTTLLTMTGVFAVMNGLIPALAQDGNAGLGMGAEQSAWWTLTPYALAGLAMGPLAGRLAATFGYGRVLRLGLIGAVAGVLLMILTIDSQSRPMLLLTSILVGIAYAGVANIVLNGLGIVLSPKDNPGFLPGLNAGAFNLGAGLSFALLYAVKTAALPDDPTSPADYTAGMIAGVVILAAAFATSFMIPKPVEAEARD